Below is a window of Flavobacterium sp. N2820 DNA.
CTGAATCAATAGCTTCTGCAAGATAATTAGATCCATTATAAACTGGAATAACAATTGATACCAAAGGAAAATTATTCATATTTTAATAAATTATTTTTTAAAGTTTATATAAATCTAATGAATATTAAAATTTTAATTATATCTATCAGAAAGGAACATTTTTTTTTCTTTTGATTATTTGATTCGCAAATAATAGTATACTTTCTCTTTCGTTTTTGGTTGTTCCAAAAACCCACACAAAAAATATTGTTGATATTATGCCAGACATTATTATAAGAAAAAAACGTACCCAAACTAATTCAATATAAAACATACAAATTACTGGCAAAATTGAAGACATGAAAAATACTTTCAAAATAGGGTTAATAACTTCATTCAAAAATGTTGAAATAGAAAAGGAAACCAAAAATTTAAGAATATACAATCTAGCAACAAGTGCAATAACTGAAATAAGAATTGTAGACCAAAGAACAGCTTGTATGTTTAAACCAAACGATAATATCAAATAAGCTATTGGTAAATCTAACAATAATATACCACTTACTATTATTTGATAATATTTTATTCTACCTGTAGCTTGTGCTAATATCTGAAGAGGTCCTGAAATGGATCCAATCATTATATTTATTAATCCTAAATTTACAAACAAAATTGTATTTTCAGGAACTTTTTTCAACCATAACCCTAATACAATATCAGCATTTAATATTAACGGTAATGAAAAAAGGAAAATCAGAAAAAATGATAGTTTTGAAGAAAAAAAAACAAGCTTATTTTGATTAAACACACCTTCTGAAGCATAGGCTTTGGTAATTTGAGGGTTTATTGCTGTTTGAAAATTAATAACCAAATTTGTTACAGCATTATTTACCTGAGCTCCTATACCACGTGCTGCATTAATAACAGGTCCATAAAAAATATTTAAAATAATGTTAATTCCTTGATCTTGTGCTAAACCAGCAAAAACACCAATTAAATTCCACCCAGCAAAGCTCGCCATTTGTTTAAATAAGTTCTTCTCCCAGTAAAATTTATAATGTGATTCAGGATGATTTTTTCTACAATATACTTGATATATTATTCTTATTACAAGAGATATAATAAAAACTAGTGCACTAAAGAGAATAAGTTTATCAAAATCTGATATAAATAATAGATATACAATCAATAATTTAAGAAAAATTTCTAATATACCTATGTATGCAAATACATTCATTTTTTCCCTTGCAATAATCAAAGCATTATAAGGGACACTCAATATCGTTAAAATTAATGTGAAAACCGAAAACTGAAAAACCCAATTTGCTGCTACAATTCTATCATATGGTATTGTCAATTTATTATTTAAAAACCAAATTCCAATTGTTTCTGCTAGTAAAAGAACAATTAAAGAAATACACAAATGT
It encodes the following:
- a CDS encoding lipopolysaccharide biosynthesis protein; amino-acid sequence: MTNNKLIAKNTLLLYFRMFFSMIVSLYTSRLILSALGITDFGIYSVVGGVVALFSFLNSAMAASTQRFLTFEIGKGDKNRLNNIFSISVNLHLCISLIVLLLAETIGIWFLNNKLTIPYDRIVAANWVFQFSVFTLILTILSVPYNALIIAREKMNVFAYIGILEIFLKLLIVYLLFISDFDKLILFSALVFIISLVIRIIYQVYCRKNHPESHYKFYWEKNLFKQMASFAGWNLIGVFAGLAQDQGINIILNIFYGPVINAARGIGAQVNNAVTNLVINFQTAINPQITKAYASEGVFNQNKLVFFSSKLSFFLIFLFSLPLILNADIVLGLWLKKVPENTILFVNLGLINIMIGSISGPLQILAQATGRIKYYQIIVSGILLLDLPIAYLILSFGLNIQAVLWSTILISVIALVARLYILKFLVSFSISTFLNEVINPILKVFFMSSILPVICMFYIELVWVRFFLIIMSGIISTIFFVWVFGTTKNERESILLFANQIIKRKKNVPF